The Papaver somniferum cultivar HN1 unplaced genomic scaffold, ASM357369v1 unplaced-scaffold_107, whole genome shotgun sequence genome includes a region encoding these proteins:
- the LOC113328072 gene encoding zinc finger MYM-type protein 1-like — MFFFKDFECQLVKFSAKLNKDISEVVLDNAQGNAKYISPAIQKEILNIFAVKVREKIRKDIENAKFFILVDESKDNSGTEQMAIVVRYVDKEGNVKERFFDVQRVDNVCSLTLKNGSMNVLTRFDLQVQNLRGQGYDGANNMWGAMNGLQALFLKDCPYAYYVHCFAHRLQLALEKAAKNNGNVWSFYSMLNSIITLVTASSRRTSDFQSAQEEDTEIKIQNGDVETGKGDNQLGTCESSDDYSVGEAQDTDENIKSFKFIFVLLLMHKIMGIIDTLCQGLQLKSQDIVNAMNLVSPTKTLLQRLRDDGWKKLLESVELFCEKHDTHMPDMKARHLIGTGRSCQI, encoded by the exons AtgttctttttcaaggatttcgagTGTC AACTCGTGAAATTTTCGGCAAAGCTTAATAAGGATATTTCTGAAGTCGTTTTAGATAATGCACAAGGAAATGCCAAGTATATCTCTCCTGCGATTCAAAAAGAAATACTTAATATTTTTGCTGTTAAAGTTAGAGAGAAAATTCGTAAAGATATTGAAAATGCCAAGTTCTTCATTCTTGTTGATGAATCAAAGGATAATTCAGGTACAGAACAAATGGCAATTGTTGTGAGGTATGTTGACAAGGAAGGGAATGTGAAAGAACGTTTCTTTGATGTACAACGTGTTGATAATGTGTGTTCTCTAACTCTGAAAAATGGAAGTATGAATGTTCTTACTCGCTTCGACCTCCAAGTTCAGAATTTGCGTGGTCAAGGATATGATGGTGCTAACAACATGTGGGGTGCAATGAATGGATTGCAAGCATTATTTCTTAAAGACTGCCCATATGCATATTATGTACATTGCTTCGCACATCGGCTCCAATTGGCTCTAGAAAAAGCAGCTAAAAATAATGGGAATGTTTGGAGCTTCTACTCTATGCTAAATTCTATTATTACCCTAGTCACTGCTTCATCCAGGCGCACAAGTGATTTTCAATCCGCTCAAGAGGAAGACACggaaataaaaatacaaaatggGGATGTAGAGACGGGCAAAGGAGATAACCAG CTTGGAACTTGTGAATCTAGTGATGACTATTCTGTTGGGGAAGCACAAGATACCGACGAAAATATTAAATCATttaagtttatctttgttttacTCTTAATGCATAAGATAATGGGCATCATCGATACACTTTGTCAAGGCCTCCAACTGAAATCACAAGATATCGTAAATGCtatgaatttggtttcacctaCCAAAACACTTCTTCAGAGATTGAGagatgatggatggaaaaagctTTTGGAATCTGTTGAATTGTTTTGTGAGAAGCATGATACTCATATGCCAGATATGAAAGCTCGACATCTTATTGGTACTGGTCGTTCGTGCCAGATATGA